The genomic stretch CCTGTGAGCTCTGGGTGCAGGAGGTGCAGGGAGCCATCATTACCTGCAGTTGCTTTGgctttttcagctttaatttcCCAGACTTGTATCCTCCGTACTTGTCAAAGAGATCAAAGAAcctgcagcaaaaacacacGAGCATGACCAGAGCTCTGCATGGGACGCAGTAAACGGGAGAGGGGGGGTCCTCACTAACATGGGGTTGCGGACTTCCATCTTCATCTTCTGCTTGGGAGTTCTGTCTCCATGTCGAATGACGGCGATGACGCAGCGCAGCTCCATCCTGAAGATCAGAACAGCTCATGTCAGGTATTGGAAAACGAGATGAGCAGATCTGCTGCAGCGCTTCACTTACATGGTCCCTGAAGTTGTGGGAACAATGGGGATGTCTTCTGCCTCGGTCGGGATGGACCAGGGTATCTGAAACTGAGGAGCCAGCTCGCGCATCACAATGTTCCTGTAAGTCACACAAACACGCATGATTGAACAGATCGGGTCAGAAACCGGAGGAGGAAGAAGCTGAAGTTTGTACCCCAGGATCTTGGCACAGTCGTCGTAGTATTTCATGGAGTTCTTCACGAAGCTAAAGCCGTTCACGTCGCACACGTATGAGTGTCCGTTAGCCCGGAGGAGGTCAAAGCCGCACACAGTTTGCTGCACGAGTAATAACAATCTGTTCTATTTAAAAGCGCCTTTAAAGAAACTCAAGGAAACAGTACTAGAGCAAAGTTCAATCAAATCacaagaaaatacacaaaaaaagcacaataattAGCAGATGATAAAAAGTGAACAATGAACAGTGAACAGTTTTGAGTTTGGATTTGAAGGTTTGTAGAGAGTCATTATTGCAGAGGTCAGGAGGGAGAGaaagagaccccccccccagccCACCTGCNNNNNNNNNNNNNNNNNNNNNNNNNNNNNNNNNNNNNNNNNNNNNNNNNNNNNNNNNNNNNNNNNNNNNNNNNNNNNNNNNNNNNNNNNNNNNNNNNNNNNNNNNNNNNNNNNNNNNNNNNNNNNNNNNNNNNNNNNNNNNNNNNNNNNNNNNNNNNNNNNNNNNNNNNNNNNNNNNNNNNNNNNNNNNNNNNATCAAACTTGACCAAATTTTgctttgtatataaaatctgttcatcctggaggtagagttgaacaaacaagacgtcttcaggtcaacaggatgtaaaaacctacatagtttattatctcagacatcaatttatactttgaactaatataaattaaatacatgctAATTAATAATCCTTACTTtcaaaaattgctattttatttttcttttattcattttttgttctttttcccctctttgtcctcatcagtcttactctgctgggttgtattattttagtttggggttggatcttggtagtcttagttttcaggctttgtttatttgttttctttaggtagttttggttagacagacattatcaggagctgctgactctgatggtcgacatgtctgggtcagcagtctccatgacttattttatgtttgtagccaccatggagagatagaagagacacatgtggatctggagctgcaggctgcTGACTCTTGGTTTAACAGATCTCTTCAGAATACAAATTTTGTCTTGAATATGAATTTCTCCTGttaacaaactgtcaaaaatacgtcACAGGGTCACAGGCTGATACATCGAGTCCTGAAGCATCGATCTAACTGGTGTCAACAGCTGAGCTTATAAACAATGAAACTTACCTGGAAATGGTGgcaaagagagagagagatgagTCTCACCGAGCAGCAGGCTGCTGCCGTTCTGCTATCTGCCCTCTGGTGCCGGTGTTTTGCCAAGGTACGTCATCTGCCTGAATTTGTGTCCCCAGCCTCAGGCATCGTTTTGGCTGGGGAAGGTACCTCAGCACGACACCGGCTAGCAGCGGCATGTTAGCATGGGGGATCCTCGCTTAGCCGGGCAGTTTAATCTCGGGACAGGTGGGGCAGACCCGCCCGCTCCAGGTCCTGGACCGGTCC from Oryzias melastigma strain HK-1 unplaced genomic scaffold, ASM292280v2 sc02088, whole genome shotgun sequence encodes the following:
- the LOC112138891 gene encoding inositol hexakisphosphate and diphosphoinositol-pentakisphosphate kinase 2-like; translation: MKYYDDCAKILGNIVMRELAPQFQIPWSIPTEAEDIPIVPTTSGTMMELRCVIAVIRHGDRTPKQKMKMEVRNPMFFDLFDKYGGYKSGKLKLKKPKQLQEVLDITRQLLAELGQDNDCEIEEKKSKLEQLKTVLEM